The sequence CCCGAGAGGCTCAGGGAGGTCATTAGGGAGATAAGCCAGATGGCTGATTTCATCCTCATAGATGCTCCCGCGGGTCTTGAAATGACGTCTGTTACCGCCCTTCTCATTGGTAAGGAGCTCATAATCGTCACAAATCCCGAGATTTCAGCCATCACGGATTCCCTTAAGACAAAGCTCATAGCTGAGAAGCTTGGAACGCTTCCTCTGGGCGCCGTGCTCAACAGGGTAACCAACGAGAAAACCGAGCTCAGCCAGGAGGAGATAGAGGCCATTCTCGAAGTTCCAGTCCTCGAGGTAATTCCAGAGGATCCGGAAGTAAAGCGTGCCTCAGCTTATGGGATACCCCTCGTCATCAAGAACCCCACAAGCCCTGCCGCAATAGCGATCAAACAGCTGGCAGCCAAGCTCGCTGGCATTAAGTGGGAGCCGCCACAGCCCGAGAGCCCAATTAAGAGGGTCTTCAAGGCAATATTCGGCAGCAGGAGGTGAAGAGCATGGATTCATCAGTACTTTACGTTCTAGTTATAGTCTTGGGTTTCCTAAACCTCATGCTCCTCCTGCTCTACATCTCAGCCAGGAAGAACCCCTACTATGTGGTCTACGACGAGGAGACTAAATCGGCACTCAAGCGCCGTGTCACAAACCTCAAGGAGGAGCTTGAGGAGGAACTTGTTGACTTCGACGTCGAGGAGTGGGAGAGGGAACTTGAAGAGAGCATAGACGAGGAAGTCAAGAACCTCTGACTTAATATCCTTTTCTGTTCCATTAAGTTTTTAAAGTTACTTCTTGTTCCAAAAAATGGGTGGGGCGCATGGTGGTGAGGCTAGGGTACAAAGACAAACTGGTCTATGTAGAGAACAGCAGGGTTTATCTCTTCAAGGGAAGGCTGTACAGCGCCCCACTCGAAGAAGCTCTGCGAGCAGCATATTCCGAAGACGCCTTGGTTCCGCCGGAGATCAGAGAAATAGCCCCAGACCTCGCAGAAGTTTTGGGCACTGTCCCGAGAACCAGCGAGGAGAGACAGATCATTGAGGGCATCCCCCGAGAGCAGGCCTACGCCTGACTACTCCTTTTTCAAAATTCTTAGGTTGGTAGAGTGCCTATTCTGAGCGAAGGAGTTAAAAACCAATCCATCCTATTTCTATGCCACCAAAAACTTGGAGGGGTGACTATGAGGGCAAGGGTTAAGATATTGGACGTCTTCAGCGGCAGGTATTCAGTCTTCATAAGCGAAGAAGAAGCAAAGAAGGCAAAGCTGCACCCAGATGACCTCGTCAAAGTGGAGTCAGGGAAAAAGACGATCTACGGAAGCCTTGTCATAAGCAACCTGGTTGGATCCGGTGAGATCGGAGTAAGCAAAGACGTTCTCCAGCTCCACAGCCTCTCAGAGGGCGAAGTCGTCACGGTCACGCCGGTTGGCACCCCTGAGAGTGTCAGGTACATCAAGAAGAAAATGCACGGCGAAAAGCTCCGCAAAGTCGAGATCGAAGCCATAGTCAGAGACATCGTTGACAGAAAGCTCAGGGACATTGAGATAAGCTCCTTCGTGACCGCACTGGAGATAAACGGCCTCGACATGGACGAGATAGCTGCCTTGACAGTAGCAATGGCTGAAACGGGGGACATGCTCGACATCGACAGGAAGCCAATCATGGACGTCCACAGCATCGGTGGCGTTCCCGGCAACAAGACCAACATCCTCGTGGTTCCGATAGTTGCGGCGGCGGGCCTCACCATTCCAAAAACGAGCTCAAGGGCAATAACCAGCGCCGCCGGAACGGCCGATGTTGTGGAGGTCTTCGCCAACGTCAGCTTCTCGCTCGACGAGATCAAGAGGATAGTTGAGAAAGTTGGAGCCTGCCTCGTCTGGGGTGGTGCACTTAACCTCGCGCCGGCCGATGATATAACAATAAAATCCGAACGCGCCCTAAGCGTTGACCCACCGGGGCTGATGCTTGCGAGCATAATGTCCAAGAAGTACGCGATGGGCAGCCAGTACGTTCTTATCGACATACCCACCGGCAAGGGCGTCAAGGTCGAGACCATGGAAGAGGCAAGATCCCTCGCGAGGGACTTCATAGAGCTTGGAAAGAGGCTCGGCCAGTACGTGGAGGTTGCCATAACCTACGGCGGCCAGCCTATTGGGCACACTGTCGGGCCTGCCCTTGAGGCCAGGGAAGCCCTCTCCGCCCTGATGACGGGAAAAGGGCCTGGAAGCCTCATAGAGAAGGCCACAGGTTTGGCCGGAATCCTGCTTGAGATGGGAGGAGTTGCTCCAGCCGGGATGGGCAAGAAGATGGCCAAAGAAATCCTTGAGAGCGGAAAGGCGTGGGAGAAGATGAAAGAGATCATTGAGGAGCAGGGCGGCGATCCAAACATCAAACCCGAAGACATACCGATAGGGGACAAGACGTACACATTCACCGCACCCACAAGTGGTTATGTTACCTGGATAGATAACAGGGCAATAACTGGTATCGCAAGGGCCGCTGGAGCACCTGAGGACAAAGGCGCGGGTCTGGAGCTCTACGTCAAGGTCGGCGAGAAGGTCAAGGAAGGCGACCCGCTATTCACGATCCACGCCGAGAGCGAGGCCAGACTCGATCAGGCAATAGTCTTCGCCCGCAGGACAGAACCCATCCGGATCGAAGGAATGGTTCTCCAGCGAATCGGGAACATCTGACTTTTCTCTTTCATTTTGGTGGTGACCGCAAAATTTATAAACCCGCCCCGGTAGGTGATAACGGCGTGGGCCGGTAGCTCAGCCTGGTATGAGCGCCGCCTTGGCAAGGCGGAGGCCCCGGGTTCAAATCCCGGCCGGTCCACCAACATTTGGGCTGGGCCCGTGGTCTAGACTGGTTATGACGCCACCCTGACAAGGTGGAGGTCCGGGGTTCGAATCCCCGCGGGCCCACCAGCTCTTTCTCGAAACTCGTTTCTTGAGTGCAAAACAGCTTTGTACATTCGTACAAAGATCAAGAGAAATGCAGAAAACAAGAAAGAAGAACAAATCGCGCTCAGAGATCCCTGAGCTTTCTCAGTTTTCCACCCTTCACCTGGAGATAGCCCCTCTTCTCAAGGAAGCGAATCAGCTCGTCAAAGGACTCCTTGGAGGCGTGGACCACTAAGGTTCCCTTCTCAGTGGGTATCTGAAGGGGAAGCGCCCTTAGAAAGCTCTTCCTGAAGTTTTCCACTTCAACCTTCTTCTCACCGAGGGCTTTCAGGATCTCCCCCGCCAAGATGGCCCTTCCAACGAGGGCGAAGTAGGCCTTGAGGACGTCCTCTTCCTGGAAGTATTTGCTCGCGATCCGTCCAAAGGCGTTGATCTTCTCCATTCTCAGTTCGTGCACCTCAAACTCCCATTCCGGCACCAGATCAACAAAAACAAACTGCTTGGCGACTTTTTCGATTCCCTCTGGGTTCGTCACAAGGTTGAATGGAAACTTGAACTGAAACTTCAGCTGAGAAATATCGACTCCATCCTTCAACTTTAGGAAATTGCCCTCCGGGCTGTAATCGAGGGCTCCGGCATTGTAGAGTTGGTCGAGGACGTCCGCAACCCATAGGCCCTCGGAAAGGAGCTTATCTGCCGACTCCCCCGCTTTCAAATGGTCAAGTATGTGCTCAACACTGGCCTTGAACGATTCAAATCCCTCCACAAGGGCTTCTTTATCCACGCCCTCCATTGCATCGATCTTCGCCCTTATCTCCTCAAGCGTTCCCTCGATCACGTAGCCAACAAATGTCTCGTGGGACTGCCTCTCCACCACACTAAAGCTAACTCCCTTCCCCCTCAGGTCAGCGGAAAAAGCTTCTTTAACCGTCGGACTTTTAGTCGTGAGCCTCATAGTACCACCGGTCGGTAAAGGCTAAAAAGCCTTATAGACTTTTGGATTTGGGTGGGAGAAATGAGCGGAGAGGGAAAGCAGTACCTCCTCGACAGAACTCTGGAGAGATGGAAGGGGAAGCGGGTTGCCGTTGGAATCGGCAGCGAGACCAGCTTTTCTGGAATTCTGGCGGACTTCGATGAGGAGGTAATCCTGCTGAGGGACGTGACGGACTACACAGGAAACCGGACGAAGGAACTCATAGCGAAGATCGACGACATAAACTGGATAACCCTGCTCTGAGGTGAGGGAAGTGAGAGCAGTTGCCTTCGTTGGCTTTAAAAAAAGCGGTAAAACGACAACCGTTGAGGCGGTCGCTAGAGTCCTCAAGGAGCGTGGCTACCGCGTCGCGATAGCAAAGAGCATGCACGCGGACTTTGACAGGGAGGGCAGCGACACTTGGAGGTTCTCAAAAGTGGCCGATGAGGTCATAGTCAGGGCACACGACACCAATGCACTCCTCTTCAAGGCGAAAGACATAAACGCGCTTTTCTCTATGGTTTCAGCAGATTTCCTCCTCCTTGAGGGGTTTAAATCTATCCAGCACGTTCCCAAGGTGATATGTGCGAGGAACAAAGAAGATGTAAGAGAACTCAATGACGGTCTCGCCATCGCGGTTAGTGGGGTCATTGCGTCAAGTGACGTTGATGAAATAGACGGCCTTCCAGTTATTGACGCAACTAAAGAGCCTAACAGACTCGCCGATCTCGTAAAGGAGAGAGCATTCATGCTCCCCAACATTGACTGTGGCCTCTGTGGTTTTAAGTGCTCAGAGATGGCAAGGATGATCGTCAGGGGTGAAAAGACCATTAAAGACTGCGTTGTCCTCAGCTCGAAGCCTAAAGTTACCGTAAAAATAGACGGTCAGGTTCTCCCGATGAAAGACTGGGTGCAAGAGCTGGTCGAGAAGACGATAAAAGGCATGCTCTCGGCGATGAAAGGCTACCGCGAGGGTAGGAGAATAGAGATTGTGATTAAGGAAGATTGAAACAGAGACCACGTCAGCTCAGCAGTTCATACAGTGATCCAATGGAAAACGTTTAATCTTTTCTCCTCCCATGATATCCGGTGGCGAGTATGGAACGCTACATCCTTTCACTCGATGAGGGAACAACTTCCGCCAGGGCCATAATTTTCGACAGGGAGAGCAACATCATCGGGATGGGTCAGTATGAGTTCCCCCAGCACTACCCAAAGCCCGGCTGGGTGGAGCACGACCCGCGGGAGATATGGGACGCGCAGTTCAGAGCGATAAAGACGGCCATCAAGAACGCCAAGATCGAACCGACCCAGATAGCGGCTATAGGTGTTACCAACCAGCGCGAGACTACAATCGTGTGGGACAGAAACGGAAAGCCCCTCTACAACGCGATAGTCTGGCAGTGCAGGCGAACGGCCGAGATGGTCGAGGAGATAAAGCGGGAATACGGGGACGTAATCAAGGAAAAAACCGGCCTCGTGCCGGACGCCTACTTCTCCGCGAGCAAGCTCAAGTGGCTCCTCGACAACGTTCCGGGCCTGAGGGAAAAGGCCGAAAGGGGCGAGGTTCTCTTCGGAACGGTTGATACATTCCTCATCTACCGTCTCACAGGCGAGCACGTAACTGACTACTCCAACGCCTCAAGGACGATGCTCTTCAACATAAGGAAGCTCGACTGAGACGAGGAGCTCCTTGAGCTGTTCGACATTCCCGAGGAAGTCCTTCCCGAAGTGAGGGAGTCGAGCGAGGTCTACGGCTACACGAGGAAGGAACTCCTCGGGGCAGAAATCTCGGTAAGCGGAAACGCAGGTGACCAGCAGGCCGCGCTGTTCGGCCAAGCCGCCTTTGAGGCAGGGATGGTGAAGGCCACCTATGGAACGGGGAGCTTCATTCTGGTCAACACCGGCAAGACCGTCCGCTATTCCGATAATTTGCTTACAACCATAGCCTGGGGGCTCAACGGAAAGGTCACCTACGCCCTTGAGGGGAGCGTGTTCGTTACGGGTGCGGCAGTGCAGTGGCTCCGCGACGGGATAAAGATAATCAAGCACGCCGCCGAGACGGAAGAGCTTGCGGAGAAGCTTGAGAGCAACGAAGGAGTTTACTTCGTCCCGGCCTTCGTCGGTCTCGGCGCGCCGTACTGGGACCAGTTCGCGAGGGGCCTGATAATCGGCATAACGCGCGGAACGGGAAGGGAGCACCTCGCGAGGGCGACGCTTGAGGCGATAGCCTACCTGACGCGCGACGTCATAGAGGAGATGGAGAAGCTCGTGGGCATAAAGGAGCTCCGCGTAGATGGGGGAGCAACCAAGAACGACTTCCTCATGCAGTTCCAGGCGGACATACTTAACAGGCGCGTTGTAAGGCCAGTCGTCAAGGAAACGACCGCGCTTGGTGCGGCCTACTTGGCAGGGCTTGCCGTTGACTACTGGGAGAGCCTTGAGGAGATAAAGGAACTGTGGAAGGCCGAGAGGGTCTTCGAGCCGAGGATGGACGAGGAGACCAGAGAGAGACTTTACAACGGCTGGAAGGAGGCCGTAAAGAGGGCAATGGGCTGGGCGAAGGTCGTTGGAGTTTAACGAAAAGGTTATTACCCTTTTCTCCCAAATCCTTTTCGGTGAGAAAATGGAGACCGTAGAGGCTGTTTATGAAGGGGGTGTCTTGAAGCCCCTAAAAAAAGTGAATCTCAGAGAGGGAGAGAGGGTAACCGTCGTTATAAAAAGAGACGTTTTGAAGCTCGCTGGGAGCGTTAAGAGGGCTATTACCATGGAAGAGCTGGAGGAGGCATACCATGAGTACGTTCTCCACAGGGGAAAGGGTCTTTCTTGATACTTCGTTTATCCTGAACTTCCTTTCGGAGACGAGAGAGCGGTAGTTGCGCTTGAAAAAATGATTGACAAAGGAACGAGGTTCTACGTCAACCCAACAGTCATCGGTGAAGTGTGGTTTCAGCTCATGGCCAACGAGTATGTGAAAAAGCACGGAAGGTACTCCACCCATGGTATACGAGAAAAAGTTCACGAGGTTAAAGAAGCAATCAATGTGGCCAATGAGTTCTTTAGTGCACTTCCAGAGCTTGAAGTAGTTGAGATAACGGAAAGAACCGTGGAAATAGCAAGAGACCTTATCGAGAGCTATAACCTGCTTCCAAATGACGCCGTGATCCTCGCCTCGTGCATTCAGTACGGGATTAAAAAGCTTGTCACATTCGATTCAGACTTCAAGAAGTTCTCAGGGATTGAGATACTGCCATGAGGAATAGACAACCCTGTTCACTCAAATACTGTTCGCCTCTGTCCTTTTTTCTAATGTCCTAAAAAGTCCTTTCCAGGCTTTTTTCAGCAAACTAAAGGTTAAGGAAAGCTTTAAAACACCCAGCACCGTTTCTGAGGTAAGATTGAGGTGACCCTTATGAAGACGAAAGTCGCCATAATAGGCGCGGGTATTAGCGGTGCGAGCATAGCGAGGGTTCTCAGCAGGTACGAGAACCTCGAAGTCCATCTGATAGAGAAAGCCCCGGACGTCGGCTGGGGCGTGAGCAAGGCCAACACGGCTCTAATCCACGGCGGCTACGACGACGACCCCGAGAAGTACCCGATGAGGGCGAAACTGTGCATAGGGGGAAACAGGCTCTGGCACCAGTGGGTCAAGGAACTTGAGATCCCACACGTCTGGAACGGGGCTCTGATAGTCGCTTTGAAGGAAGAGGACTTCGACGAGCTTGAGAAACTCCTTGAGCGCGGGAGGCAGAACGGCGTCCCGGAGATGAGGATCGTTGACCGGGAGGAGGTCTTCCACCTGGAGCCGAACCTCACGAGGGAAGCAATCGGTGCCCTCTGGGTTCCGATAGTGGGACAGATCGGGCCGATTCCAGCGGTCATTGCCATAACCGAAAACGCGGTGGCGAACGGGGTTAAGACCCACCTTGAGACAGAGGTCAGGGGGATAAAGGTCGAGAACGGCGAGGTTAAGGGTGTTGAAACAAACAACGGCTTCATTGAGGCTGACATCGTCATCAACGCCGCGGGCCTCTACGCCGACGAGATAGCTAGAATAGCGGGCATAGATTATTTCGAGATTCACCCGAGGAAGGGCGAGTACTGGCTCTTTGACGACACCGTTCCCGGGCCGAGGCGCGTCCTCTTCCCGACGCCGACGCCGATAAGCAAGGGTATCGTCGTCACGACCGAGGTTTCCGGGCACCTTATGATTGGACCAAACGCCCAGGATTTACCGCCCGAGGAGAAGGACAACCTCGCGACAACCAGAGAGGGCCTCAAAGAGGTCTGGGAAGGGGCGAAGAAGCTCTGGCCCCAGCTCCCGCCGAGGAGCAGGGTCATCAGGACGTTTGCTGGCTTAAGGCCAGAGCCGACGGGAGGGGACTTCATAATCAAAGCCGAGGAAGAGGTCTGGGGCTTCATTAACGTCGCCGGAATACGCTCACCCGGCCTGACGAGCGCTCCTGCAATAGCCTACGAGGTAGCGGAGATTATAAAGCGCGACCTCGGGATCGAGCTGAGGGAGAAGTCAAAGTGGAACCCCTACAGGAAGGAGATTACCCACTTCTTCATGATGACTCCTGAGCAGGCGAACGAGGCCGTAACGAAGAACCCCGCCTATGGAAAAATCGTCTGCAGGTGCAACAACGTCAGCGAGGGGGACATTCTGGAGGCCATCGAGAGGATGAAGTTCATCGGCGTTAAAACACCGAGCGTGGATTCTGTCAAGTTCAGGACAAAGGCCACAACCGGAACCTGTCAGGGAAGCTTCTGCAGGCCGAAGATAATACAGCTCCTAGCCAGGGAGTACGGCGTCGAGCCGTGGAAGGTCACGCTGAAGGGTAAGGGAAGCGAGATTGGAATAGGAGACGTCAAGGCCCTTCTCAGGGGGGAGGAAGCATGATGGAGCCGTTCCCCCAGATTCCGATGCTGAGCTACGACGTCGTTGTAATAGGCGGCGGACCTGCTGGAATGGCCGCCGCGGTGAGGGCTAAGGAGCTCGGCCTTAACGTCCTTTTACTCGATGAGAATGACTATCTCGGCGGAATACTCCCCCAGTGCATTCACCCAGGATTCGGGCTTCACTACTACAAGGAGGAGCTGACCGGGCCTGAGTTTGCCTCGCGTCTCGCCAGGAAGCTTGTCGAGCTGGGCGTTGAGTATAAAACGGCCGCGAGGGTTCTGGAAATAAAGAACTACTCCGACCTAGAAAAGGTTGTAATATTCACCTCGCCGACTGGAGTCTACCAGGTCTGGGCTAAGGCCATTATTTATGCGGCGGGAGCTCGCGAAAGACACGCCTTCGAGATTGGAATCGTCGGCGACAGGGTTTCGGGAATCTACACGGCAGGAGAGGCCCAGACGCTGATGGACATCTACGGGATACTGCCCGGCAAAGAGGTCGTCATCGTCGGCTCTGGAGACGTTGGGCTGATAATGGCGCGTCGCTTTGCCCTCGAAGGCGCGAAGGTCAAGGCCGTTGTCGAGCTGATGCCCTATCCCGGAGGACTGGCGAGAAACGTGATGATTCTCAGGGACTTTGATATTCCTCTCTACCTGAGCCACAAGGTCGTGGAAGTCCGCGGAAAGGGCCGCGTTGAGAGGGTAAAGGTTGTCAGGGTCGACGAAAACCTCAACGAAATTCCCGGAAGCGAGTTCTGGATAAGCTGTGACACTCTGATTATCTCCGCCGGTCTCGTCCCGAACGTTAAGAAGCTGGAAGCAATAGGGGTCGAGATTGACCCCGCGACCGGCGGACCGGTCGTGAACGACAGGCTTGAAACCAGCGTCCCCGGAATCTTCGTTGCCGGGAACTCGCTCCTGATAAACGACCTCGTTGACTACGTCGCAGAGCAGGGTGAATTAGCGGCGGAGGGAGCCAAAGAGTTCATCGAGAACGGCGGAATAGAGAGCAGGAAATGGATTAAAGTGGAGAAAGGCGAGAACGTCCGCCTGATTGCGCCCCACTACCTAAGCGGGGACAGAGACGTTTACCTCTATCTCCGCGTTGCCAGGCCGATGGAGGACGTTGAGCTCAGGATTCCAGAGATAGGCAGGAAGATGAGGCTCCCTGTCGTCAAGCCGGCGGAGATGCTCAGGGTAAAGCTGAAGGCAGAGGAAATCAAAAATGCCGAGAGGCTCACAGTGGAGGTGGTGGAGGCATGACGACCTACCGCTTCACCTGCATCGTCTGCCCCCTTGGCTGTTCAATCGAGGTCGAGGTGGAAAACGGGGAGGTGAAGGGGGTCAAGGGATGCAGGTGTCCACGCGGTAAGGAGTGGGCGATTCAGGAGGTTACAAACCCGAAGAGGGTCGTGATGAGCGTCGTGCCGGTGGAAGGAGGGGCTTTGCCTACCGTGAGCGTCAAGACTGCCGAGCCCGTTCCAAAGGAGAAGATACCGGAGCTCATGAAGTTTCTGGCGAATCTGAAGCTCAAGGCGCCGGTGAAGGTCGGAGAAACGGTGGCCGAGTGGGAAGGAATAAAAATAGTGGCTACGAGGGGGGCCTAGCCCCCACCAGAAGCCCTTCAATACAGGTTTTGACTTTCTTCTTTTTTCAAGCCTCGCCGTTCACGGCGGGGAAGAGGTCAGCATTATCCGCACACTAAAAAGTTGCAAAAAGTGAAGAAGTCGGGTACACCCTAACTAAAACGCGGGAATCACCTTTCAGACTTTGGAAGTTCAATATTGCCGTTGACGTCCCAGAATCTGCCAGTCAGATCGTATATCATCTCTGCATCAATAAAGCCGTTCCTGAGGGTGTACGTGGCGTGTATCCGATATGAGACTGGCAGGAACTCGGCGGTAAAGTTGGCTTCTAGGTAACCGTTGAAGTCAGTGACGCCAGCGTTTTCTCCAGTGCTTATTGTACCTAATGCCTTCCCCTTAGAGTTCACAAAATCAAAAAATTTTGCAGGGGTGTTCGTTAGGTTCAGGTAAACCCTGTATCCCTCGTCAGTCTTCTCCATGGTAAAGTTTGAGTGTAACAGCATGTCCAAGAGGATCTCCTGGGTAAGGTGGGAGTACACAGAACGTCCGCTCCATGAGACGTTTTCGATTGAGAACAGATCATTCTCATCGGATGTCATGGTAAGCCGTCCGTTCTTCTCGCTTATCGTGCTGTTAAAGAGAACCATCCTACCTCCGAGGAGGGGATCTTCAACGACAACGAGAACGTGCGAAACGGAGCCGTTTTCGTTGACCCAGCTTAGAACTTCCGAAGTGGAAGTGGTCACATATGTGAATGGTGTCAGGTTTTGGATGCACTCAACCCTGAGGGTTAGGTTGGAGCGGTAGGATTTCATATCTTCCAGGGGTTCAAGGAGCTTTTGCCGCTTTATGAACTCCCGAAGATCCGAGGGAATTTCTACCTCAATGGGCTCGTTTATATTTTTCAGGGTTATCTTCATGTTGACGGTCATGTTAACCAAGAAGCCCTTCCCAGACACCGACATTTCAGCATGCTCCCCCATGTAGTAGGGTGTGCCCTCTTTCGTGAAGTTTGCCTCCAGCCATCCGCCCTTGACGGTTACCCCGGAGGTATTGCCACTAAAAAGGGGAGCCAACTCGTCACCTGTAAGTCTAACAAAAAGGTAATACCCGTTATCGGTTTTATTTAACGTCACATTCTTGCTCTCCAGAATTTTTTCAAGGTAGTTGAGCTGGGATGAAACGTTGGTAGCACTAGTAATGCGTGTCCTGAAGGTGAGGGTCTCGTTTTTAACAGAGGTTTTCAGGGTGATGGGAGTCGCCTCCTGCCATTCCCCGTGAAGCTTCATGTAAACCTCACTCCCGTTGATAAAGTAGGGCACGGAAAGGTTCACAGTCCCTTCAGGCAGCGTTGTATTTAACCTCAGGGTGAGGTTGCCCGCTGAAAGGTTCTTGGATCTATGGAACACTCCCCGGACAGTTAGAAGCTCAGTCCACTTCCCACTCAGGTTGAGGGGCTGGTAGAGGTAGGT is a genomic window of Thermococcus guaymasensis DSM 11113 containing:
- the minD gene encoding cell division ATPase MinD yields the protein MEGRSIVFASGKGGTGKTTTVANLGVALAQFGKEVIMIDADITMANLSLVLGMEDIPITLHDVLAREADLKDAIYEGPAGVKVIPGGLSLEKIKKAKPERLREVIREISQMADFILIDAPAGLEMTSVTALLIGKELIIVTNPEISAITDSLKTKLIAEKLGTLPLGAVLNRVTNEKTELSQEEIEAILEVPVLEVIPEDPEVKRASAYGIPLVIKNPTSPAAIAIKQLAAKLAGIKWEPPQPESPIKRVFKAIFGSRR
- a CDS encoding AMP phosphorylase, whose protein sequence is MRARVKILDVFSGRYSVFISEEEAKKAKLHPDDLVKVESGKKTIYGSLVISNLVGSGEIGVSKDVLQLHSLSEGEVVTVTPVGTPESVRYIKKKMHGEKLRKVEIEAIVRDIVDRKLRDIEISSFVTALEINGLDMDEIAALTVAMAETGDMLDIDRKPIMDVHSIGGVPGNKTNILVVPIVAAAGLTIPKTSSRAITSAAGTADVVEVFANVSFSLDEIKRIVEKVGACLVWGGALNLAPADDITIKSERALSVDPPGLMLASIMSKKYAMGSQYVLIDIPTGKGVKVETMEEARSLARDFIELGKRLGQYVEVAITYGGQPIGHTVGPALEAREALSALMTGKGPGSLIEKATGLAGILLEMGGVAPAGMGKKMAKEILESGKAWEKMKEIIEEQGGDPNIKPEDIPIGDKTYTFTAPTSGYVTWIDNRAITGIARAAGAPEDKGAGLELYVKVGEKVKEGDPLFTIHAESEARLDQAIVFARRTEPIRIEGMVLQRIGNI
- a CDS encoding LSm family protein; its protein translation is MSGEGKQYLLDRTLERWKGKRVAVGIGSETSFSGILADFDEEVILLRDVTDYTGNRTKELIAKIDDINWITLL
- the mobB gene encoding molybdopterin-guanine dinucleotide biosynthesis protein B — translated: MRAVAFVGFKKSGKTTTVEAVARVLKERGYRVAIAKSMHADFDREGSDTWRFSKVADEVIVRAHDTNALLFKAKDINALFSMVSADFLLLEGFKSIQHVPKVICARNKEDVRELNDGLAIAVSGVIASSDVDEIDGLPVIDATKEPNRLADLVKERAFMLPNIDCGLCGFKCSEMARMIVRGEKTIKDCVVLSSKPKVTVKIDGQVLPMKDWVQELVEKTIKGMLSAMKGYREGRRIEIVIKED
- a CDS encoding antitoxin family protein yields the protein METVEAVYEGGVLKPLKKVNLREGERVTVVIKRDVLKLAGSVKRAITMEELEEAYHEYVLHRGKGLS
- a CDS encoding NAD(P)/FAD-dependent oxidoreductase yields the protein MKTKVAIIGAGISGASIARVLSRYENLEVHLIEKAPDVGWGVSKANTALIHGGYDDDPEKYPMRAKLCIGGNRLWHQWVKELEIPHVWNGALIVALKEEDFDELEKLLERGRQNGVPEMRIVDREEVFHLEPNLTREAIGALWVPIVGQIGPIPAVIAITENAVANGVKTHLETEVRGIKVENGEVKGVETNNGFIEADIVINAAGLYADEIARIAGIDYFEIHPRKGEYWLFDDTVPGPRRVLFPTPTPISKGIVVTTEVSGHLMIGPNAQDLPPEEKDNLATTREGLKEVWEGAKKLWPQLPPRSRVIRTFAGLRPEPTGGDFIIKAEEEVWGFINVAGIRSPGLTSAPAIAYEVAEIIKRDLGIELREKSKWNPYRKEITHFFMMTPEQANEAVTKNPAYGKIVCRCNNVSEGDILEAIERMKFIGVKTPSVDSVKFRTKATTGTCQGSFCRPKIIQLLAREYGVEPWKVTLKGKGSEIGIGDVKALLRGEEA
- a CDS encoding NAD(P)/FAD-dependent oxidoreductase, giving the protein MEPFPQIPMLSYDVVVIGGGPAGMAAAVRAKELGLNVLLLDENDYLGGILPQCIHPGFGLHYYKEELTGPEFASRLARKLVELGVEYKTAARVLEIKNYSDLEKVVIFTSPTGVYQVWAKAIIYAAGARERHAFEIGIVGDRVSGIYTAGEAQTLMDIYGILPGKEVVIVGSGDVGLIMARRFALEGAKVKAVVELMPYPGGLARNVMILRDFDIPLYLSHKVVEVRGKGRVERVKVVRVDENLNEIPGSEFWISCDTLIISAGLVPNVKKLEAIGVEIDPATGGPVVNDRLETSVPGIFVAGNSLLINDLVDYVAEQGELAAEGAKEFIENGGIESRKWIKVEKGENVRLIAPHYLSGDRDVYLYLRVARPMEDVELRIPEIGRKMRLPVVKPAEMLRVKLKAEEIKNAERLTVEVVEA
- a CDS encoding DUF1667 domain-containing protein; protein product: MTTYRFTCIVCPLGCSIEVEVENGEVKGVKGCRCPRGKEWAIQEVTNPKRVVMSVVPVEGGALPTVSVKTAEPVPKEKIPELMKFLANLKLKAPVKVGETVAEWEGIKIVATRGA